A genomic stretch from Arachis stenosperma cultivar V10309 chromosome 3, arast.V10309.gnm1.PFL2, whole genome shotgun sequence includes:
- the LOC130969396 gene encoding protein ATAF2-like yields the protein MKSELELPPGFRFHPTDEELVNHYLCKKCASQSIAVPIIKEIDLYKFDPWHLPEMALYGEKEWYFFSPRDRKYPNGSRPNRAAGTGYWKATGADKPIGKPKALAIKKALVFYAGKAPKGVKTNWIMHEYRLANVDRSAGNKKNNLRLDDWVLCRIYNKKGKIEKYNHLGAADHKSASSSEENERKPEVKERLHMDTSSDSVVSADVTWESREVQSEPKWNDLLDQVFDFQLGSFVDFSSAGDDPFAPQLSPWHQDTFITF from the exons ATGAAGAGTGAATTGGAATTACCACCTGGATTCAGGTTCCACCCCACTGATGAGGAGCTTGTGAATCACTACTTGTGCAAGAAATGTGCTTCACAGTCAATTGCTGTTCCTATCATCAAGGAGATCGATTTGTACAAGTTTGATCCATGGCACCTTCCAG AGATGGCTCTATACGGCGAGAAAGAGTGGTATTTCTTCTCTCCCAGGGACCGCAAATATCCGAACGGATCACGCCCAAACCGGGCTGCAGGTACAGGGTACTGGAAGGCCACAGGTGCCGATAAGCCCATTGGAAAGCCCAAGGCCCTGGCCATCAAGAAGGCACTGGTGTTTTACGCTGGCAAAGCCCCCAAAGGAGTGAAAACCAATTGGATCATGCATGAATATAGACTCGCTAATGTTGACAGATCCGCAGGCAACAAGAAAAATAACTTAAGG CTTGATGATTGGGTGCTATGCCGAATTTACAACAAGAAAGGAAAGATTGAGAAATACAACCATCTTGGGGCGGCGGATCACAAATCAGCATCTTCGTCGGAGGAGAATGAGAGGAAGCCGGAGGTGAAGGAGCGATTGCATATGGATACGTCGTCGGATTCGGTGGTATCGGCGGATGTGACGTGGGAGAGTAGGGAGGTGCAGAGCGAGCCAAAGTGGAATGACCTGCTTGACCAAGTCTTTGATTTCCAGTTAGGCAGTTTCGTTGATTTCTCATCGGCTGGAGATGACCCTTTTGCCCCCCAGCTCTCTCCTTGGCACCAGGACACGTTCATCACATTTTAA